One genomic window of Muntiacus reevesi chromosome 4, mMunRee1.1, whole genome shotgun sequence includes the following:
- the BBS10 gene encoding Bardet-Biedl syndrome 10 protein isoform X2, whose amino-acid sequence MVACVSSHLRKTGDGAKTFIIFLCHLLRGLREITDKEKDYFIFENIQTCGRHWKNCCQWKFISQALLTFQTQILDYIMDHYLSRHFLSIFSSCSKERTLCRSSLEMLLGAYFCGRVGRNHHNLISQLMCDYVFKCTACESRFEEVLEIVDDCFVELKVGVTGLPVSDSRIIAGLVLQRDFSVYCPADGDIRIAIVTETIQPLFSVSGSEFILNSEVQFQTSQLWITERTKAIVKHLQSQNVKLLLSTVKQPDLVIYCAGLNGISVVECLSSEELSLIQRVIGLAPFALPEASSQYELSHTALVEFCKPLILRSKRYVHLGLMSACSFTPHCVVLCGPVQGLIEQHEDALHGAFKMLRQVFKDLDLNYVTQTSDQNCTSGPCIYENSRENNELPKIVNSSIQRSYQDTVVKSKGELAKTQTNLKVCSNLIVPGVKLEKNVLCSGPKVAVTDSYQTEETLRCSSPNKGTIMDDHEPYIESNSGNSTTENTRREISYGNLQVTKLARKDSMLPLRYKSLKMCTSQRYYFSSIPAGCVLPVGGNFEILLHYYLLNYAKKCQQSEQTMVSRIIANALLGVPKILYKSKKGNYSFPQVYVRALQTLQTNQPMISNQTGLESVAGKYQLLTSVLQCLTNILTVDLVISIERQPREICDQDSEEEL is encoded by the coding sequence atggtggcctgtGTTTCCAGTCATCTGAGAAAAACAGGAGATGGTgctaaaacatttattatctttctTTGCCATTTACTCAGAGGACTTCGTGAGATCACAGACAAGGAAAaggattatttcatttttgaaaatattcaaacCTGTGGAAGGCATTGGAAAAATTGCTGTCAGTGGAAATTTATTTCCCAAGCTCTTCTAACATTTCAGACACAAATATTAGACTACATTATGGACCATTACTTAAGTAGACACTTCTTGTCCATCTTTTCTTCATGCAGTAAAGAAAGAACATTGTGTAGGAGCTCTTTAGAGATGCTCTTAGGAGCATACTTTTGTGGAAGAGTGGGAAGAAATCATCACAACTTGATATCTCAGTTGATGTGTGACTATGTTTTCAAGTGTACAGCTTGTGAAAGTAGGTTTGAAGAAGTACTTGAGATAGTGGATGACTGTTTTGTTGAGTTGAAAGTTGGTGTCACCGGCCTCCCTGTTTCTGATTCCAGGATCATAGCTGGGCTTGTGCTTCAGAGAGACTTTTCTGTGTACTGTCCAGCAGATGGTGACATAAGAATAGCGATAGTAACAGAAACCATTCAGCCTCTTTTTTCAGTTTCTGGATCAGAGTTTATTCTAAATTCAGAAGTGCAGTTTCAGACATCTCAGCTTTGGATTacagaaagaacaaaagcaaTAGTGAAACATTTACAGAGTCAGAATGTAAAATTACTCCTATCTACTGTGAAACAACCAGACTTAGTAATTTATTGTGCAGGACTGAATGGCATATCTGTGGTGGAGTGTTTATCATCTGAAGAACTTTCTCTTATCCAGAGAGTTATTGGTCTTGCTCCCTTTGCACTACCAGAGGCCTCTTCTCAGTATGAACTGTCGCATACTGCTTTGGTGGAATTCTGTAAACCCCTCATCCTTAGATCCAAAAGGTATGTTCATCTTGGCTTGATGAGCGCCTGTTCGTTTACACCACACTGTGTAGTTCTTTGTGGACCGGTGCAGGGTCTCATTGAACAACATGAGGATGCTTTACATGGAGCGTTTAAAATGCTTCGACAGGTATTTAAAGACCTTGATCTAAATTATGTGACACAAACCAGTGACCAAAATTGCACATCAGGTCCTTGTATATATGAGAATAGTAGAGAAAATAATGAGTTACCAAAAATTGTTAACAGCTCAATACAAAGGTCGTATCAGGACACTGTTGTAAAGAGCAAAGGTGAACTGGCAAAAACTCAAACGAATTTAAAAGTATGTTCAAATTTGATAGTTCCAGGTGTCAAATTAGAGAAAAATGTATTGTGTTCAGGACCAAAAGTGGCAGTAACGGATTCATACCAGACAGAAGAAACATTGAGATGTTCATCCCCAAACAAAGGGACGATAATGGATGACCATGAACCATATATTGAAAGTAATTCTGGTAACTCAACAACAGAAAATACTAGAAGAGAAATTTCTTACGGAAATTTACAGGTTACAAAACTTGCTAGAAAGGACAGCATGTTACCACTGAGATATAAGTCACTAAAGATGTGCACTTCCCAACGTTACTATTTCTCATCTATACCAGCTGGTTGTGTTTTGCCTGTGGGTGGTAATTTTGAGATCTTATTGCATTACTATCTTCTCAACTATGCAAAAAAATGCCAGCAATCAGAACAAACCATGGTTAGTAGGATAATAGCTAATGCACTTTTAGGCGTTCCCAAAATCTTGTATAAGTCTAAGAAAGGAAATTACAGCTTTCCACAAGTATATGTAAGAGCTCTCCAGACACTACAAACCAATCAACCCATGATAAGCAACCAGACAGGTTTGGAATCAGTTGCTGGTAAATACCAGTTACTaacttcagttcttcagtgcttgaCAAACATTTTGACTGTTGACTTAGTAATCAGTATTGAGAGACAACCTCGGGAAATTTGTGAT
- the BBS10 gene encoding Bardet-Biedl syndrome 10 protein isoform X1, producing MAAAGSVAVALHVAEVLETIVSGCLGPEGRQVLCTKPTGEVLLSRDGGRLLKALHLEHPVARVMVACVSSHLRKTGDGAKTFIIFLCHLLRGLREITDKEKDYFIFENIQTCGRHWKNCCQWKFISQALLTFQTQILDYIMDHYLSRHFLSIFSSCSKERTLCRSSLEMLLGAYFCGRVGRNHHNLISQLMCDYVFKCTACESRFEEVLEIVDDCFVELKVGVTGLPVSDSRIIAGLVLQRDFSVYCPADGDIRIAIVTETIQPLFSVSGSEFILNSEVQFQTSQLWITERTKAIVKHLQSQNVKLLLSTVKQPDLVIYCAGLNGISVVECLSSEELSLIQRVIGLAPFALPEASSQYELSHTALVEFCKPLILRSKRYVHLGLMSACSFTPHCVVLCGPVQGLIEQHEDALHGAFKMLRQVFKDLDLNYVTQTSDQNCTSGPCIYENSRENNELPKIVNSSIQRSYQDTVVKSKGELAKTQTNLKVCSNLIVPGVKLEKNVLCSGPKVAVTDSYQTEETLRCSSPNKGTIMDDHEPYIESNSGNSTTENTRREISYGNLQVTKLARKDSMLPLRYKSLKMCTSQRYYFSSIPAGCVLPVGGNFEILLHYYLLNYAKKCQQSEQTMVSRIIANALLGVPKILYKSKKGNYSFPQVYVRALQTLQTNQPMISNQTGLESVAGKYQLLTSVLQCLTNILTVDLVISIERQPREICDQDSEEEL from the exons ATGGCCGCCGCGGGGTCTGTGGCGGTGGCGTTGCATGTGGCGGAAGTGCTGGAAACCATCGTGAGCGGTTGCTTGGGGCCCGAAGGGCGGCAAGTTCTGTGTACCAAGCCCACTGGCGAGGTGCTGCTCAGCCGGGATGGAGGCCGCCTGTTGAAGGCGCTACATTTAGAGCATCCCGTAGCCAG ggtgatggtggcctgtGTTTCCAGTCATCTGAGAAAAACAGGAGATGGTgctaaaacatttattatctttctTTGCCATTTACTCAGAGGACTTCGTGAGATCACAGACAAGGAAAaggattatttcatttttgaaaatattcaaacCTGTGGAAGGCATTGGAAAAATTGCTGTCAGTGGAAATTTATTTCCCAAGCTCTTCTAACATTTCAGACACAAATATTAGACTACATTATGGACCATTACTTAAGTAGACACTTCTTGTCCATCTTTTCTTCATGCAGTAAAGAAAGAACATTGTGTAGGAGCTCTTTAGAGATGCTCTTAGGAGCATACTTTTGTGGAAGAGTGGGAAGAAATCATCACAACTTGATATCTCAGTTGATGTGTGACTATGTTTTCAAGTGTACAGCTTGTGAAAGTAGGTTTGAAGAAGTACTTGAGATAGTGGATGACTGTTTTGTTGAGTTGAAAGTTGGTGTCACCGGCCTCCCTGTTTCTGATTCCAGGATCATAGCTGGGCTTGTGCTTCAGAGAGACTTTTCTGTGTACTGTCCAGCAGATGGTGACATAAGAATAGCGATAGTAACAGAAACCATTCAGCCTCTTTTTTCAGTTTCTGGATCAGAGTTTATTCTAAATTCAGAAGTGCAGTTTCAGACATCTCAGCTTTGGATTacagaaagaacaaaagcaaTAGTGAAACATTTACAGAGTCAGAATGTAAAATTACTCCTATCTACTGTGAAACAACCAGACTTAGTAATTTATTGTGCAGGACTGAATGGCATATCTGTGGTGGAGTGTTTATCATCTGAAGAACTTTCTCTTATCCAGAGAGTTATTGGTCTTGCTCCCTTTGCACTACCAGAGGCCTCTTCTCAGTATGAACTGTCGCATACTGCTTTGGTGGAATTCTGTAAACCCCTCATCCTTAGATCCAAAAGGTATGTTCATCTTGGCTTGATGAGCGCCTGTTCGTTTACACCACACTGTGTAGTTCTTTGTGGACCGGTGCAGGGTCTCATTGAACAACATGAGGATGCTTTACATGGAGCGTTTAAAATGCTTCGACAGGTATTTAAAGACCTTGATCTAAATTATGTGACACAAACCAGTGACCAAAATTGCACATCAGGTCCTTGTATATATGAGAATAGTAGAGAAAATAATGAGTTACCAAAAATTGTTAACAGCTCAATACAAAGGTCGTATCAGGACACTGTTGTAAAGAGCAAAGGTGAACTGGCAAAAACTCAAACGAATTTAAAAGTATGTTCAAATTTGATAGTTCCAGGTGTCAAATTAGAGAAAAATGTATTGTGTTCAGGACCAAAAGTGGCAGTAACGGATTCATACCAGACAGAAGAAACATTGAGATGTTCATCCCCAAACAAAGGGACGATAATGGATGACCATGAACCATATATTGAAAGTAATTCTGGTAACTCAACAACAGAAAATACTAGAAGAGAAATTTCTTACGGAAATTTACAGGTTACAAAACTTGCTAGAAAGGACAGCATGTTACCACTGAGATATAAGTCACTAAAGATGTGCACTTCCCAACGTTACTATTTCTCATCTATACCAGCTGGTTGTGTTTTGCCTGTGGGTGGTAATTTTGAGATCTTATTGCATTACTATCTTCTCAACTATGCAAAAAAATGCCAGCAATCAGAACAAACCATGGTTAGTAGGATAATAGCTAATGCACTTTTAGGCGTTCCCAAAATCTTGTATAAGTCTAAGAAAGGAAATTACAGCTTTCCACAAGTATATGTAAGAGCTCTCCAGACACTACAAACCAATCAACCCATGATAAGCAACCAGACAGGTTTGGAATCAGTTGCTGGTAAATACCAGTTACTaacttcagttcttcagtgcttgaCAAACATTTTGACTGTTGACTTAGTAATCAGTATTGAGAGACAACCTCGGGAAATTTGTGAT
- the OSBPL8 gene encoding oxysterol-binding protein-related protein 8 isoform X2: MSQRQGKEAFPTPTKDLYQPSFSPASPHTPGFERGKEDISQNKDDSSLSMSKSKSESKLYNGSEKDSSASSKLTKKESLKVQKKNYREEKKRATKELLSTITDPSVIVMADWLKIRGTLKSWTKLWCVLKPGVLLIYKTQKNGQWVGTVLLNACEIIERPSKKDGFCFKLFHPLEQSIWAVKGPKGEAVGSITQPLPSSYLIIRATSESDGRCWMDALELALKCSSLLKRTMIREGKEHDLSISSESTHVTLYGLLRANNLHSGDNFQLNDSEIERQHFKDQDMYSDKSDKENDQEHDESDNEVMGKSEESDTDTSERQDDSYIEPEPVEPLKETTYTEQSHEELGEAGEASQTETVSEENKSLIWTLLKQVRPGMDLSRVVLPTFILEPRSFLDKLSDYYYHADFLSEAALEENPYFRLKKVVKWYLSGFYKKPKGLKKPYNPILGETFRCLWIHPRTNSKTFYIAEQVSHHPPISAFYVSNRKDGFCLSGSILAKSKFYGNSLSAILEGEARLTFLNRGEDYVMTMPYAHCKGILYGTMTLELGGTVSITCQKTGYSALLEFKLKPFLGSSDCVNQISGKLKLGKEVLATLEGHWDSEVFITDKKTDNSEVFWNPTPDIKQWRLIRHTVKFEEQGDFESEKLWQRVTRAINAKDQTEATQEKYVLEEAQRQAARERKTKNEEWTCKLFELDSLTGEWHYKFADTRPWDPLNDMIQYEKDGVIQTKVKHRTPMVSVPKMKHKPARQQKKVAKGYSSPEPDVQDSSGSEAQSVKPSSRRKKGIELGDIQTSIESIKQTQEEIKRNIMALRNHLISSTPATDYFLQQKDYIIIFLLILLQVIINFMFK; the protein is encoded by the exons GTACAAAAGAAGAATTAccgagaagaaaagaaaagagccaCGAAGGAGTTACTCAGTACAATCACAGATCCTTCTGTTATTGTTATGGCTGATTGGTTGAAG ATCCGTGGTACCTTAAAGAGCTGGACCAAACTGTGGTGTGTGTTGAAACCCGGTGTGCTGCTGATCTATAAAACCCAGAAAAATGGTCAGTGGGTAGGAACAGTCCTTCTGAATGCCTGTGAGATCATTGAACGTCCATCAAAAAAGGATggcttttgttttaaacttttccaTCCTTTGGAGCAGTCTATTTGGGCAGTGAAG GGTCCAAAAGGTGAAGCAGTTGGATCCATAACTCAGCCCTTACCTAGCAGTTATTTGATCATCCGAGCCACTTCAGAGTCAGACG GAAGGTGCTGGATGGATGCTCTGGAGTTGGCTTTGAAATGTTCTAGTCTTCTTAAACGTACAATgatcagggaaggaaaagaacatgACCTGAGCATCTCATCAGAGAGCACACATGTGACTTTGTATGGCTTATTACGTGCTAACAATCTCCACAGTGGTGACAATTTCCA GTTAAATGATAGTGAAATTGAACGACAGCATTTTAAGGACCAAGATATGTATTCTGATAAATCTGATAAAGAAAATGATCAAGAGCATGATGAGTCTGACAACGAGGTAATGGGGAAAAGTGAAGAAAGCGACACAGACACGTCAGAAAGGCAAGATGACTCATATATTGAGCCTGAGCCTGTTGAGCCCCTGAAGGAAACTACCTACACTGAACAGAGCCATGAAGAACTCGGAGAG GCAGGGGAGGCGTCTCAAACAGAAACTgtgtctgaagaaaacaaaagcctcATCTGGACTTTGCTGAAACAAGTTCGTCCTGGCATGGATCTGTCCAGGGTGGTTCTGCCTACATTTATTTTGGAACCCCGTTCTTTCCTGGATAAACTTTCAGATTACTACTATCATGCAGATTTCCTGTCTGA ggcTGCTCTTGAAGAAAATCCTTATTTCCGtttgaagaaagtagtgaaatgGTATTTGTCAGGATTCTATAAAAAGCCAAAG GGACTGAAGAAACCTTATAATCCTATACTTGGTGAGACTTTCCGATGTTTGTGGATTCATCCCAGAACAAACAGCAAAACTTTTTATATTGCTGAACAG GTGTCACATCATCCACCAATATCTGCCTTTTATGTCAGTAACCGAAAAGATGGATTTTGCCTTAGTGGCAGTATCCTGGCTAAGTCCAAGTTCTATG GAAACTCATTATCTGCAATATTAGAAGGAGAAGCACGGTTAACTTTCTTGAATAGAGGTGAAGATTATGTAATGACGATGCCATATGCTCATTGTAAAG gaattcTTTATGGCACAATGACCCTGGAGCTTGGTGGAACAGTCAGTATTACATGTCAAAAAACTGGGTACAGTGCATTACTTGAGTTCAAACTAAAG ccaTTTCTAGGTAGTAGTGATTGTGTTAATCAAATATCAGGTAAACTAAAACTGGGAAAAGAAGTACTAGCTACTTTGGAAGGACACTGG GATAGTGAAGTTTTTATTACTGACAAAAAGACGGATAATTCAGAGGTTTTCTGGAATCCAACACCAGACATTAAGCAGTGGAGATTAATAAGGCACACTGTGAAATTTGAAGAGCAGGGAGACTTTGAATCAGAGAA ACTCTGGCAGCGGGTAACTCGAGCCATAAATGCCAAAGACCAAACAGAAGCTACTCAAGAAAAGTATGTTTTAGAAGAAGCTCAAAGACAAGCTGCCAGAGAGcggaaaacaaaaaatgaagagtGGACTTGCAAGTTATTTGAACTTGACTCACTTACAGGAGAATGGCATTACAAGTTTGCAGA tACTCGACCATGGGACCCACTTAATGATATGATACAGTATGAAAAAGATGGTGTTATCCAGACCAAAGTGAAACATCGCACTCCAATG gTGAGTGTCCCCAAAATGAAACATAAGCCAGCCAGGCAACAGAAGAAAGTGGCAAAAGGCTATTCCTCTCCGGAGCCTGATGTCCAGGACTCGTCTGGGAGTGAAG CTCAATCAGTAAAACCAAGTTCAAGAAGAAAGAAGGGGATAGAACTGGGAGACATTCAAACTTCAATTGAATCTATTAAACAAACACAGGAAGAAATTAAAAG AAATATTATGGCTCTTCGAAATCATTTAATTTCAAGCACACCTGCCACGGATTATTTTCTTCAACAAAAAGACTACATCATCATTTTTCTCCTGATTTTGCTTCAAGTCATAATAAACTTCATGTTTAAGTAG